TGCAAACCTTGAACAGCGATAAATTAGACAACTAAGAGTATATAATAAAAAGGCATAATATTGATATGGGATTTTTGGTCAATTGACCtacatatgaaaaactaataCAAAAAAACATAAAACCTATTGAGAAAATTATCTCCCCCTAAACGAAACTTTTGtaatgactacattgtggatgctattgttTGTTTGCTAGTTGTGGGAAGGAAgtcttcaatttatagatgtccaaaacttttcctccaagaaaaggGTTACTCaaatatggaagatttatatatctTTTGGAAAAAGTAAAATCAATTATGGTAAACTCTTTGCCCTTCCTTCAAGAAAAGGTAAACTCCAAATATGAtaagaaaatcagggcaaaaCCCTAACAAATCTCCTCTTTTGGCCTGGATTTTCTTGACAAAAGTTGATTCGTCTTTTTCACATAATCTTCATCACTGCTGCTTGCCATGGTTAATAGTAGACATGGTTTAAAAAATTTGAGCCTTGTGCGTTAAAAGTGAGCACAGGTTAAAAGTGGAGCCCATGCGTTAAAAGTAAGCATGAGTTGAAAATTAACGCTCATGCGTTAAAGTAAGCATGAGTTAAAAgttgtttttgttttaaaaatatgCAGCAGCAGGATTGTTGAAATGTGATTGAAAATTTCTCCACATGTAGTACTCtagatatcctttttttttttttttttggataaaaatCTTCATTATCTTCAAATTGGCTGCATCTTGATATGAATCTGCCTTAAACCCATCTTCAACCTCGTTTTACcgttggctctgataccacttgttgggatcgaaataatagAGCGTCATGCGGAAGCTTACAATTGCAAACCTTGAACAACGATAAATTAGACAACTAAGAGTATATAATAAAAAGGCATAATATTTATATGGGATTTTTGGTCAATTGACCtacatatgaaaaactaatataaaaaaacatAAAACCTATTGAGAGAATTATCTCCCGCTAAACGAAACTTTTCtaatgactacattgtggatgctattgttTGTTTGCTAGTTGTGGGAAAGAAgtcttcaatttatagatgtccaaaacttttcctccaagaaaaggGTTACTCaaatatggaagatttatattttccttttggaAAAAGTAAAATCAATTATGGTAAACTCTTTGTCCTTCCTTCAAAAAAAGGTAAAATCCAAATATGGTAAAAAAATCAGGGCAAAACCCTAATAACTACCTCTCGCCACCACCGACCCAAACCAAATTTACTATGCAAACTtcccattttttaaaataaaatataggaAGTAGAAAATTTAGGAGGGGAGGGGAGGGGGGTGGTGTAGAAAACAAAAAAtcaacttttcttttttaaaatagtTTTATTTGGTGGGGGTGGGTGAtgtagaaaacaaaaaaaaatgatgggGTGGGGGGAGGTAGTGGGTGGTGTAGATAAcccaaaacaatttttttgagagggggtagaaaaagaaaaaaaaaagattaaaaactTTTTTTATTAAAACGTAAAATTTTTGGAGGGGGGAGTTTGGTGGTGGTGGGGTGGTGTGTGGGTTTTGGTGGTTGGGGAGTTTGTGGAATACCActtgtggacttgttttccctacttcatTAGTGAAGTCATTtacctcatttttaaggaacttattttcctaaagaaaatattttccaaattctTTTACCAAACAAATAtatgaaaattggaaaacatttttcgaAAAATGTATTCCTTCATATCGAACGCACCcttaatcttaataaaaataaatgagTCCTTACCTAGCTATTCACATACCAGGAAGTTTTACGATACAAATAAAAGTATATTGTAATTCCCCTTAGGGCAGATACCATGACACGCTATTATAATTTAAATGTCTTTTTAATTCTTTAATATGCAattaaatatccttaacaaaaCATATATGACCTCTTTAGATATATAGTATACATTTGTCTAAAAAAATATTAGGTTACCTTAttatattcatgattcatagaaTAATTGATTTACCTTTGGATAATTCTTAAGTTCTAGCAATAGTGAATGTCAATTTGTCCATCTATTTTTATTAATAGACATTTCATTAGTTTCATGGATAAACCAGATTTTTATATATGCACATTTTTCATAAACATGCTAGTTTGAGCGTTTTGATGACTAATAAACTATATAAACATAAATGCatacataaaataaatattagaaaaTGTATGCATGTGAATACTTTAACCGATCAAGTTTGTCACTTTGATAACTAATACTATAAACATAAATATAATGTATGTACAAATATCATACATTCTAGCTTGAccactttggtgactaacaaactatatAACTTTAAACACATATACAAAATTCAGGGGCGGAGCCAGAACATTTGATAAGGGGgttcaagaaaattaaaaaataaacacgcGAAGAAATCAAAACAAACACAATTCTCCATTGAAAGTGCAAGTATATTACTACAACTGTACACGGCGATGTTTCATTCCTTGAAATGTTtttataataacatcattagaagtCCTATTAAACACATCTTTTTCTACATAAGGCACCAAGCAACCACTAAAATAACTCTCATTCATTCGACTCCGCAAGTCATTCTTGATAAACTTCATTGCCGAAAAAGCTATTTCAACGGATTCAGTGGCAACTGGAAAAATCAAGGCAAGTTTCACTAAGCGGAATACAAGAGGATAGTTTGAATGTTTCTTTGTCTGAACTAATCTTTTTGAAAGATCACAAAGTCCTTTTAGATCGGAGAACCTTTCATCAAGATCACAAACATCAATAATGTAACTCGCAAGTTGATTCTCAAGAGCCCCCATActaaattcatcaaagtcatcAGGATAATGTTCAGCCATTCTCATTATTTTCCTGAGATCAAAACTAGAAAATGAGTCAATTGGATTTAAACAAGCAATTCCATGAAGCAAATCAGTTGTTACTTCGTCAAAACGATAAGAAAGCTCTTGAATTTGACAATCAATAACTTTGCAAAACACTTCAACGTAATAATGGTGTGAGACAGTACAACCAGCAAGTTTACGTCGTGATCTCAAAGAGGTAAAGTACGGCTCATCTAAATTAGGTATCAAAATTTGATACTTGATACAAAATTTAGATACTTTATCAATAAGCGAACcccattcttcctcccttaactTTTGCAACCTTTTCTTTGCTACTTGAACAAGTAGCATGGCATTTGCGATATCTTGCTCCTTTTTCTGTAAGCATTTGTTAAGCTCATCTGTGATTGCTAAAATATCTCTCATCAAATGCAATATGAATGCAACATCAAATGTTTGACATGCTCTGAGAAATCCCATTGCCTTGGCACTTTCATCTGGACAATGtgaatcaacaacaatatcatcaagtaCATCAACAATTGAACCAAACATAAGAATAAAGTTACTAAAATATTTGTAGTGGGATCCCCAACGAGTATCACAAGCTCTAGTAAGACCAAATTCTTGATGCAAGCCTCTACCAGTTTCAAGTTCACCCATATCTAATGCCTCTTGAACTCTTTTCTTTTGAAATTCTCGATATTCATCCATGCGTTTAAAAGAAGCTCCCAACATATTCAAAATACTCGAAACCAATAGTACAAGCTCCCCCACTTCAACACACTTTTTGGAAACCGCAACAAGACttagttgaagttgatgagcAAAGCAATGAACAGAATGAGCCGATCTACTTTCTTGCCTAATCAACATTTTAAGGCCATTGATTCTACCTTGCATATTACTTGCCCCATCATATCATTGTCCACGTATATAAGAAAGACTCAAGGAATGTTGAGCAAGTAAATTAACAATTGCTTCTTTTAGAGATGATGCATAAGTATCTTGAACATGAATAATGTCAATAAGTCACTCCATCACAAATCCCATTTTATCAACATATCGTAAAACAACGGCCATTTGCTCCTTCTGCGACACATCAAAAGATTCATCAACCAACAAGGCAAAGTAATAACCATTTAATTCTTCTATGATAGCCTTAATTGTTTCAATTTTGCATGCAGTCACAATTTCTTTTTGAATCATTGGAGAAGTCATCAGATCATTTTGTGGAGCATGTTTCAATACAAAATCTTTAATGTTATCACACCTTTCAGAATACCATGaaagaatttcaagaaaattacctCTGCTAAGTGATGGTTTAGATTCATCATGACCCCGAAATGCCAATCCTTGATTCAAAAGAAGCCTTACAACATCAACTGAAGCAGTTAAGCGGAGCCGATACTCATGCTTAAATTGAGAATCTTGCCTCACAAGTGCAGATTGAATAGATTGTTCTTGTCGCACTAGATCTTCACAATTCTTTCTTGCCTGATTATGAATGCTATTTCTGCCACCAACATGTTTTTTAAGACTCTTCTTTTTTTGCCAACTCCTAAACCCTATGGTCGAAAATACATCACCCCCTCCTTGATGAATATTATCATCTGCAAATAGATAGCAATTCAAACAAAAGACTGCATCTTTACTTTCACTATACTCCAACCAATTAGAATATTCACTAAACCACTGAGGATTAAAACGACGCATGTATCTAGAAACTTTTGTTTTAGGATGCTCTTTAAGCCGATGTTGACAAGAACCTCTCCTAAGGTATTCTCTTCGAATGACATCACGATGATTTGGATGAAAGTCCAAGATTTGAGTTCTTTCACTCGGATCATTCTTTAAAGAATTCAAATCAAATTCCTGAGAAGAAAGCAATGGTACTTCTGAGTGGTTGACATTTTCTTCTAGATTAGGTTGATCATGAGAGTCCAAACTTGATTTTGGAACTTTGGTAAAATAATTCTTCACTGACTTTTGAGACTgaattataataaaaaaaattagttagAATTAAAGGCACAATATCAATCTTAAAAGCCAATAAAACAAAGCCTATTTAAGGACATCTAACTGTGAGAATAAAAACTCAATctagtacaatgcaatgcaataatgtatgaaatgtgtatgcaatgcatatgctgtgtacacatgtactccgatgatggaacatcacatctaggtagcacaacctatggggaacccgtgaagtccatgtacctcacgattCTGGCAACAACCTTGGCAACCGCTACCTCAcgattccggcaacaacctcggcaatcgctacgcatatcctcgattccgggataaccatcggacatcggtcctcacgtcactctcatccaactgagcctagctcataacagtgttttcTCAAGTATCGtcaatgtatcaatagtatatcatgaaggatgagaatgcgtgcaatgtatgagttcaatgtcaataatcacaagcaccacacatgggcacaccaacaatatcatggaaaggctacacaataagccataatagaacactatcctcgtatcaaacgtcaataagatactacaatatcatggtcAAGAAATATTAATAGTCTCCactatctactatctccacgtgacATCAAgtcaacaacaatagaacaagataagtcacaacacaacggggtggctaaccccaatcacacaacagggcccaacctaagacaatatccaatccaacttcatacccgaaggtttacatgttttCTCCGACATTATCGACTAAATATATGCTTCTCTAAACGAaatctcaccatagggtaaaccgtaacctacctggaaggccgaacaacaaagtctccaataatcaaaccttggtcatccctttcctttgagcctcgagataatgaaagtctaaacatGTCCGAATCATGcaattagaatcaagaaaaacATCAATCAAACCCTACTTTTATTCAtaacccaaattcccaacctatcaaatagggtttatgaactagaaaggtgaaattaggaatatAAAGATCTCAAcaagaaattaaagctctaggtgatcaattcccatcaatatcaagctagaaaaCCATCAATTTCCTCAAATTCAGATTCATAGGCAAAACCTCCAAAttttggtata
The nucleotide sequence above comes from Lycium barbarum isolate Lr01 chromosome 3, ASM1917538v2, whole genome shotgun sequence. Encoded proteins:
- the LOC132630406 gene encoding uncharacterized protein LOC132630406; this translates as MQGRINGLKMLIRQESRSAHSVHCFAHQLQLSLVAVSKKCVEVGELVLLVSSILNMLGASFKRMDEYREFQKKRVQEALDMGELETGRGLHQEFGLTRACDTRWGSHYKYFSNFILMFGSIVDVLDDIVVDSHCPDESAKAMGFLRACQTFDVAFILHLMRDILAITDELNKCLQKKEQDIANAMLLVQVAKKRLQKLREEEWGSLIDKVSKFCIKYQILIPNLDEPYFTSLRSRRKLAGCTVSHHYYVEVFCKVIDCQIQELSYRFDEVTTDLLHGIACLNPIDSFSSFDLRKIMRMAEHYPDDFDEFSMGALENQLASYIIDVCDLDERFSDLKGLCDLSKRLVQTKKHSNYPLVFRLVKLALIFPVATESVEIAFSAMKFIKNDLRSRMNESYFSGCLVPYVEKDVFNRTSNDVIIKTFQGMKHRRVQL
- the LOC132630407 gene encoding uncharacterized protein LOC132630407; this encodes MVEMLFSGVVVIVVMVDSQKSVKNYFTKVPKSSLDSHDQPNLEENVNHSEVPLLSSQEFDLNSLKNDPSERTQILDFHPNHRDVIRREYLRRGSCQHRLKEHPKTKVSRYMRRFNPQWFSEYSNWLEYSESKDAVFCLNCYLFADDNIHQGGGDVFSTIGFRSWQKKKSLKKHVGGRNSIHNQARKNCEDLVRQEQSIQSALVRQDSQFKHEYRLRLTASVDVVRLLLNQGLAFRGHDESKPSLSRGNFLEILSWYSERCDNIKDFVLKHAPQNDLMTSPMIQKEIVTACKIETIKAIIEELNGYYFALLVDESFDVSQKEQMAVVLRYVDKMGFVME